AAGTTCTTATAAAAAGGAATATAAAAATCTGCTAAAGATCGAGAATGACAAGTACTAATTTTATAATCTTATCAAAGTTATAAACCATGCCTAAGTTTCTGGggttttaaataaaagtttctttttttatctaCCTAGTTAAAGTCCTTGAGAAATTCCCTAAGATatcaatttttaagtttttgtcacaaaaatagctttcaatgaagaaaatgaccaaaataagttttattaaagggtaaaaatgtatttagagtttagactTAGAGTTTTACTAAAGGGTAATAttctatggttaactaatctaaacttaaaggttagagttaaggggtgatgTTTTggggatagagtttcaaattttttaaaaataataaaataaaaagggctattttgaccattttctttttgagaactatttttgtgacaaaaacttaaagtaACTATTTAAAAGAATTTCCCTaaatctttttatgttttttttattgtaacacAAACTTTCACTCAAAAGGTTATATAACCCAGAGTTCAATACATTAGCTTCCACAAATAAGGCTTGTTTAGCAAGGGCATGAGCATCCTTATTCTTACTACGGTGGAACCATGAAAAGGAGATACATTCAACTTCTTATGTAGTCATCTACTTGAATAGCCCAATATTATATCACAATATGTGCATTAATATTTGTGTGGACGCAGaaaataaaaacctaaaaagtAATAAgagtataaaaaaataagagagaaagaaagactGAAGAGGTCAGTCCAAGAAAGATTGGTAAAACAGAAATGCATAATAACAGAGCTACTTTTTGGGGACACATCACTTTCTCTCCGTACCTATTCATGTTTGATGTCCTACACCTTTGGACACACCCTTTCCCTCAGAATCGACCTTATATCATTAAGCATTACAcccattactttatatttttccttttaatcaaatactattattgtcttcttctttttttttttgctaaaatattattgtcttctcttttttttttaggtaaACTATTCAgtaattgatttatatatagtCTTACACCACTAGATCAtctgaaaaaatatatgtaGTAACTTTATTGAAAATTTTCTACCTGGTTTCAATATCATCGGAAAATACTTAATTATACGCATACATATACTTTGTGTTTTAGCAAATGTGTGTATGAACCAAGCAAGTATTGCATTCAAACTATAGCGCGGGCAAAAAGTCAAACAGAGTGGAATAAAAAATGGATaggaatatatatttgaaaattcaaaGTTTCTGTCTTAGATACATTATTTACATGTACCATTTACCAACCTTAAACTGAAAAAACTTTGCTCATCATTGTTTCTTCCGAAACACAATAAAAATGTTAGTAGGTACAAAAAAAGAGAACTAGAAGTGCATTTGTCCAAATTGCTGATTGGAAACAAAGAAAGCTCTTCAATGTTTTCCACTTTTGTTTTATTGTATGAATAGAAAGTACAGAGTAAACAAAATCTGAGTATACTTTTTAATTTCATAAGTCAAACTTGCAATCAGATTAATTAGGTTAAGAGAAATTCAAATACACTGAAAGATCGTTGAGAAAGTTTGAGGTTGCGTTGTAATAAAGGGAGTCAGATACCGGTACGTACTGATCTAGTGATGAAGGGAAGGGCTGACTCCTAATttcaaagaaacaaatatttaaCTTGTAAAACAATCATCTAAGATAAACTAGGGCAAGTTAGTTGATGATCATCCATcctaattttctttataaaaaaagggTGACATGTAGAAAAGAAAGACAATATAAAGCAAATCATCTAACAATAATTTGgcaaaaaaaagtatttgattCTGCGTTTTTACGTAGATTGTTCAAccgattaaaaatatattctctcTAAACGTTTCTTTCTCTACAAATAGATTGAAACAATAGTTTTTGttccttttattttcttatggaGGACACAATAGAAAAAAGTCATGCGTTTCTGACTTACATTGGATAACTTTTTcaatcaaaattattttgtcGTGTTTTGGAATcgcatttttataattatatgagCGGCTTCTCATTCTGACTCCAATAATGATTCTAAATATCTAGTGAAGTTCATATGATTTGGAAGAACAAACTATACAAAAGATGTCGaaacattatttattaatatcatttaataaaaacgTTTGATAGATACTTGTCACATCAAaatcctttttctcttctcaTTGGCCTGTTTCCCAAAAAATTTCAGCTGAATTCTCTATTTATTTGCCAAACTTTGAACCTCAGTTTCAcatctcttcatcttcttcttcttcttcctataTTGGAGAGGAAAAATGTTGCCAGGCATACTGTTATGCTCACTTAATCCCAGGAATCACAGGTGAATACTCTACTTGACTAGAATACATATTTCTATCATTTTTCTTTGGAATAGTGTACTTGATTAATATACTTGAGTTGTTTTGATTCAGTATAAGGCGTTTGTGTTGTCCAAAACGGGTTAATTGATATACTTATTTGGCTCTAtcgatatatatttttgatatataatataGTATAGTTAAAAAGTACAAGGATTCTCTGAATGATTTGGAATAAGGCAAGATATGTCATGATGACTTTATGGAATCATATCCTCGATCAATCAAAAGGGAAACAGTCAAATAGTACTAGTATTCATTATTACTTAATAATGAATATTCCACTTTGACTTAGAATACGATacttaaacattttcttaagaacaattacaaaattaatgtaACAAATCATAATACGTATGAACTGTATACTTTattgtgtttataaattaaaaactcggttatattttcttaccaatataacaattaatcttttgattaaaaatgtgtgtatataaaacttaatattggactaaaaacaacaaaacgtTATTGGggttataaattaaaaagaaccaTGTGCGGGAGTGAAATAAAAAGATGTGGGAAAGACCCAAAAACTTTTCCCGAGGGGCCCAATAGCTTTTACGTCTATAATCAGGGGTCAAAGTGTAAAAGGCAAAAGGGGTAATTCAGTAATTATTCAAGTTCTTTATTGGCTCCACTCTCCACTGAAGTTCTGTTCGTTTCATCGCCGCGGAACGCAGCGGTAGCGTCAAAAAGTTAAAGATTTAACGATAACAAGACAGAGCACATATGAACCATGGCTGACTGATTTTGCAGTCGTGCGGCAACAAACGGAGGATAAAACAGACGCAGAAAATATCAGCGGCATCGGCTTCTCATTGCTTGTGTCTCTGGAAGTCCACAAACGATTGCCGCTGCGTCAAATTACTCTATTTCTGTCTCGTTTACCGTACATTATTTTGCCGCTGCCGCTGGATGTGGCATCTATGAAACGAACAGACCTTTGAGTCTGAGAGAGCTTAAAATAAAGTAAACCAGACATCTCCGGTTATCTCGGTCGTTGACCGAGAAAAATAGTGGATTTTAACTACCGGAGTCGGTTTAAATCACTGTgcagcaagaagaagaagagtgaaagAGAGAGCTTAGATACTGATCCCAAGGACATTGACTACTGGTACTCTGTTCAGTTCAACCGAGATCCTCCCAGATTCGCTCTTCGATCGGAGAACAACAACAATCACCGTTCTCGCATGTAAGCTTCCGTCACCGGTGAATCTCCATTGCTTCCGTAGcgttaaattcattttttttttattttttgcagTGGTGAATTCTGCAAGACGAAGAAGCGAGGAGAAATGGCGAACAAGGTCTCAAACTTCTCGGATCTGATTCAGCGAGTGACTGCTTCGTGTTTGCTCCATCCACTCTCCGCCGGCCGGCAAGATCTCGCCGCGAATCGCCGGGGAGAGTACGATTCCGAAGAAGGAGAGATTCGGTACGAAGACGCGTCGGAGAACGAGAACGGAGAAGAGGACGAGACGGTTAGGGGTAAGAGCAAGAGCGGAGGGAGCGTTGTGAGCGTGGAGGCGGTTCAGGAGATGGAGATGGTGATGGAGGAAGTGTTCACGGCCGCTGCAGCTTTGAAGAGAGCTTACGTGGCGCTTCAGGACGCTCACTCTCCTTGGGATCCGGAGAAGATGCACGACGCTGACGTGGCGATGGTTGCTGAGCTGAGGAGGATCGGGACTCTTAGAGAGAGATTCAGGAGGATGAAGGGCGGTGGCCGGAGGAGGAACGACGGAGGCAGAGGTATGCTGAGAGAGGCGGTGGCGCCGTACGAAGCCGTCGTGAAGGAGCTGAAGAAAGAAGCCAAGGCGAAAGACGCTGAGATTGAGAATCTCAAGGAGAAAGTCAAAGCAATGGTCAACGGTAACGGTAACGGTGGCAAGAAACACCGTTTGCTTTCGAGCCGGAAAGTTAACTGCACCACGCAAGTCGCTGTATCTCCCGTGCCGGAGCTATTCGAGATGACGATGAGTCAGGTGAAAGAAGCGTCGAAGTCATTCACAGGGATTCTACTGTCTCTGATGCGAGCTGCGCGTTGGGACATTGCAGCTGCTGTTCGGTCTATTGAAGCTGCTTCGGCTGCATCAGACGGTGGCATGTCTACTACAGCTTCTGCGTTAGCTTCCTCTGTCCCCAACGGGCACGCGAAGTTCGCTCTTGAGTCTTACATCTGTAGAAAAATCTTCCAAGGGTTTGATCACGAGACGTTTTACATGGACGGAAGCTTGTCTTCTCTTATCAACCCTGATCAGTACCGTCGCGACTGCTTTGCTCAGTTCAAAGATATGAAGGCTATGGATCCCATGGAGCTGCTTGGGATCTTGCCGACTTGCCATTTTGGTAAGTTCTGCTCGAAGAAGTACCTTTCGATCATTCACAACAAGATGGAGGAGTCCTTGTTCGGGGACTCGGAGCAGCGGGAGGTGGTTCTTGCTGGTAACCATCCAAGAAGTCAGTTCTATGGAGAGTTTTTGGGGTTAGCCAAAGCGGTGTGGCTGCTTCATCTCTTGGCGTTTTCGCTGGATCCATCCCCGAGTCACTTTGAAGCAAACAGAGGAGCAGAGTATCACTCTCAGTACATGGAGAGTGTGGTGAGGTTTCCCGATGGCCGTGTTCCTGCGGGTCAGGTGGTGGGGTTTCCTGTTTGTCCAGGATTCAAGCTTAGCCATCAAGGGAAAGGATCTATCATCAAATCCAGAGTTTACTTGGTTCCAAGGGCGTAAAACGGTTTTATTGAGTTCACTCTTTGTAGTAACGTCATGTACTCATGTTGTTGTGTTGTTATGATAAATCTAGCTTTTGTAAGAAATAAAGAGACCGTTCTAATAAGTGTTTTAAAATTAGATAAGAATGTTTCATTATTTAATCTAACTGACGAAAGTTCAGGTAACATAGAAGTGTATATATAACAATTGGACGTCTTATAACGAATAATGTAATAAGGTATATGTTCTTTTAGACGAGGAATCTCGGGAATCAATCTAACAATACTTCTCTTAGAAACACTTTCTTCACCTGTCAGATATAATGAAACAGAGAGAACAAGATTAAAGAGATGAAGAGCCTTCATCAtcattaaaaaagttaaaagagaATAAGGAGAAGAATGCTAGTTTACTTGTTCTAGTGTGAGGAACATAACAACGTTCCAAGTTCCTAGCCGTGTAAAATTCGGCAGGAATCCTTTGTAGAAGGCCATGATTCCCTGTAGATATACCAAAACAGAGCACATATGATCGGTATCGAAAGAGAAAGTATGTAAAAAAGATGAATGGGGGAAAAGGTATCATCAATGAACCTCAGTCTTCATGGTTTTGATGAAGCAATCGATTGTGT
Above is a window of Brassica napus cultivar Da-Ae chromosome A10, Da-Ae, whole genome shotgun sequence DNA encoding:
- the LOC106420484 gene encoding protein GRAVITROPIC IN THE LIGHT 1, with translation MLPGILLCSLNPRNHSKKKKSERESLDTDPKDIDYWYSVQFNRDPPRFALRSENNNNHRSRIGEFCKTKKRGEMANKVSNFSDLIQRVTASCLLHPLSAGRQDLAANRRGEYDSEEGEIRYEDASENENGEEDETVRGKSKSGGSVVSVEAVQEMEMVMEEVFTAAAALKRAYVALQDAHSPWDPEKMHDADVAMVAELRRIGTLRERFRRMKGGGRRRNDGGRGMLREAVAPYEAVVKELKKEAKAKDAEIENLKEKVKAMVNGNGNGGKKHRLLSSRKVNCTTQVAVSPVPELFEMTMSQVKEASKSFTGILLSLMRAARWDIAAAVRSIEAASAASDGGMSTTASALASSVPNGHAKFALESYICRKIFQGFDHETFYMDGSLSSLINPDQYRRDCFAQFKDMKAMDPMELLGILPTCHFGKFCSKKYLSIIHNKMEESLFGDSEQREVVLAGNHPRSQFYGEFLGLAKAVWLLHLLAFSLDPSPSHFEANRGAEYHSQYMESVVRFPDGRVPAGQVVGFPVCPGFKLSHQGKGSIIKSRVYLVPRA